A genomic segment from Necator americanus strain Aroian chromosome III, whole genome shotgun sequence encodes:
- a CDS encoding hypothetical protein (NECATOR_CHRIII.G12581.T1) — protein sequence MAGLEESHRLPKRKRTRMTICTYNARTLASEAAIKDLMMQANKIKYDIIRLTGTRRRHPLNAVYEAGEELFLGACDTRGVGGVGVLVNTTLHYRNNITEWE from the exons ATGGCGGGGTTGGAGGAGTCACACAGgttaccgaaacggaaaaggactaggatgacgatctgtacttataacgcacgtacgcttgcatcggaagcggccatcaaagatctgatgatgcaagccaataagatcaagtacgacatCATCCGACTGACCgggacgagacgacgtcaccctctcaacgccgtttATGAagctggagaagaactgttcttggGAGCATGCGACactagaggtgttggtggagttggcgtcctcgtcaacacga ctcttcATTATCGAAATAACATAACGGAATGGGAATAG
- a CDS encoding hypothetical protein (NECATOR_CHRIII.G12583.T1) — protein MKVTYSDRTATQGRGLQPLLQSLFLAHDILANSPPSEAGKVKSKVTHPVELHIRPTKTSFETLENSPFEAEMTLWRRPRSPDWVELDQRFDEMSRRIDRALEECRRDMRRFEESFFPASRYGEGQKVINDDRKFAVTLDVSQFHPDEVKVNLEGRDLVIEGRQEHKNDRSYSKRHVVTVDEISFVRKWRLPDEANIDAINSSLSDSGRLSVEIPKFPSAKVDRRSVPVTQTRSKQRETNIN, from the exons ATGAAGGTCACTTATTCTGACCGCACTGCGACTCAAGGGCGAG GACTTCAACCGTTGTTACAATCTTTATTCCTGGCTCACGACATTTTGGCGAATTCGCCTCCTTCGGAGGCTGGAAAGGTGAAATCGAAAGTGACTCATCCAGTAGAACTCCACATTCGCCCAACAAA GACAAGCTTCGAAACTCTCGAAAATTCTCCGTTCGAAGCTGAAATGACACTGTGGCGTCGTCCACGATCACCCGATTGGGTGGAGTTGGATCAGCGCTTCGATGAAATGTCACGACGAATAGATCGCGCGTTGGAAGAATGTCGACGAGATATGCGACGTTTTGAAGAAAGTTTCTTCCCAGCATCACGATACGGTGAGGGGCAAAAG gtGATAAACGATGATCGAAAATTTGCTGTAACGTTAGACGTATCACAATTTCACCCGGATGAGGTGAAAGTGAATTTGGAAGGGAGAGATTTGGTGATTGAAGGACGTCAAGAGCATAAAAATGATCGGAGCTATTCAAAAAGGCATGTGGTGACTGTTGATGAGAt ATCTTTTGTGAGAAAATGGAGACTACCGGACGAGGCGAATATTGACGCGATAAATTCCAGTCTTAGCGATTCAGGGAGGTTATCGGTGGAAATACCGAAGTTTCCATCGGCAAAAGTAGATAGAAGAAGTGTTCCGGTTACTCAAACGAGGTCTAAACAACGAGAAACGAACATCAACTAA
- a CDS encoding hypothetical protein (NECATOR_CHRIII.G12583.T2) — protein sequence MKRSSSLELHLMSMLSVREDGLQPLLQSLFLAHDILANSPPSEAGKVKSKVTHPVELHIRPTKTSFETLENSPFEAEMTLWRRPRSPDWVELDQRFDEMSRRIDRALEECRRDMRRFEESFFPASRYGEGQKVINDDRKFAVTLDVSQFHPDEVKVNLEGRDLVIEGRQEHKNDRSYSKRSFVRKWRLPDEANIDAINSSLSDSGRLSVEIPKFPSAKVDRRSVPVTQTRSKQRETNIN from the exons ATGAagagatcctcatcacttgagctgcacctcatgagTATGCTCTCTGTACGCGAGGACG GACTTCAACCGTTGTTACAATCTTTATTCCTGGCTCACGACATTTTGGCGAATTCGCCTCCTTCGGAGGCTGGAAAGGTGAAATCGAAAGTGACTCATCCAGTAGAACTCCACATTCGCCCAACAAA GACAAGCTTCGAAACTCTCGAAAATTCTCCGTTCGAAGCTGAAATGACACTGTGGCGTCGTCCACGATCACCCGATTGGGTGGAGTTGGATCAGCGCTTCGATGAAATGTCACGACGAATAGATCGCGCGTTGGAAGAATGTCGACGAGATATGCGACGTTTTGAAGAAAGTTTCTTCCCAGCATCACGATACGGTGAGGGGCAAAAG gtGATAAACGATGATCGAAAATTTGCTGTAACGTTAGACGTATCACAATTTCACCCGGATGAGGTGAAAGTGAATTTGGAAGGGAGAGATTTGGTGATTGAAGGACGTCAAGAGCATAAAAATGATCGGAGCTATTCAAAAAG ATCTTTTGTGAGAAAATGGAGACTACCGGACGAGGCGAATATTGACGCGATAAATTCCAGTCTTAGCGATTCAGGGAGGTTATCGGTGGAAATACCGAAGTTTCCATCGGCAAAAGTAGATAGAAGAAGTGTTCCGGTTACTCAAACGAGGTCTAAACAACGAGAAACGAACATCAACTAA
- a CDS encoding hypothetical protein (NECATOR_CHRIII.G12582.T1): MKGLVSTRADSNLQSIVQEAKPLTATLYTSVTLSFYNDEDDSEVSKYVLHIRRSLAKMSDWASKWDLRINYDRSLFMSADKGSVAESVWM; encoded by the coding sequence atgaagggtttggtgagcactagggccgattcgaacctccaatcgatcgtgcaggaagcgaaacctctaaccgctacactatatACGTctgtgactttatccttttataacGATGAAGATGACTCCGAAGTGTCAAAGTACGTACTGCACATTAGACGATCACTGGCCAAAATGTCTGATTGGGCTTCCAAGTGGGATCTACGCATTAACTACGACAGATCTCTGTTTATGAGCGCAGACAAAGGGAGTGTGGCCGAGTCTGTATGGATGTAG